TTTGACAGTCTAAAGATGAGATTCATTCTATCTCATTTTAGATGCCTACAGCAGATTTAGTTTCTCATCAGGTGAAAGAAACACGTTTTTCTAGAAATTTCTACATCTTATCCTTGAAATAGGTGTCATCTTCTCTTCATTGGTCAGAAAGAGGGTTGAGGCATGTGTTTTAGAGGCCCAGATTTGGATGATGAGTCTATACAACCTAACAGAAATCCAGGCTGCATCCTTTTGATTCCCATTTGCTAAATTGTCATACATGAAACctcaaaaaaatacattgactTGACTTAGTTTCTGGACCACGTTCCCaatctttcaaagaaaataatcaaggTTGTTCAAATATAGGAAATATTGTGAGACGTggagagttttttgtttgtttgaactGGTGAATAATCTTCTAACATAAATAGCACCATACAGTGCTGATGTCTGGTTTCAACTCTGtaatatcagaataaaaatttatatatatatttatacatatttatatatatttttatataacctatatatatatatatatatattatggtAGTTTTCCTGAGGCATCAAGTTGTTTAAGTATGAAAGgccaaaatttaaattttattcccCACGTGTGTTTAGTGGGATTTTTGGTAGAGTGCAAGAGTAACCTTGTATATAGGTAGTAAGTTAACTCAATGACAGTAAGTAATTACTACATAAAAAACTAAAGTCAAATCAACAATACTGGCATTCAGAATTTCATTACCTGCTTTTATATCCTCATCAGGCTGTATTTCACGTTTACCAGTGAAACCATGTTTGTCATTAAAAGATCTGTGGTTATCTACTGCATctgacaaataaattaaaaatcagaggAGTTAATTGACTTGAAAACAACCTTTGTCATGTTGCTTGCCTTTCATGGATTCAAAGAAAAGACACAACGAACACTTTTGATGGATACAtatacaaaacaacaacaaaacaattaaTGTGTCACTAAATAAAATAGtctttcttctgaatttgtGCTTATGATTTATATCATTTAACCAGTCCTGTACTACCATACCAAGTCCTGTACTACATACTTGTCAAAGTTATTATTGAATTAAGTGgaagctgtaaataaaatacaagattGTACATTCATATGTAATTTGAAAGGTTGTTTTTGCTACCATTTTTCCAGTTGTTAGAAATTGCTGCCAATGAGTTTGCTTAAGAATAAACTGCAGATAGTTTTTGAAGATTATTCACGTAAACTATCTTACATGCCCCTGGTGCATCTTCTCtcccccttgccatgggcatTTCCTTTATCAGTAAAAGCTGATCAATACGACCTGCAACAAAGGATGACTCCTATTACCCAGTCTTAGATAAATGACACTTGAAAAGCACATTTCGATTCTAGCCAATTTGGTTAGATCTGCTTTGGGGCATAAATTTACAAAACTAGTTAATACATTTAAGATGCATTAATCTGCTTTTATGTATACTTAAGGCTAGTGGTCCATAAATGGGGAGTCACAGTAAATATCTGTAGTATTTGTCATGTATCTGAGACTGACAGTAAACAAACATCAGTAATGAGACATactacataaagaaaaaatgatggaCAGATATTTGAGACATCTTAgcactttatttccatttcccttAAAATCTATGTGTATTgagtcatatatatatatacacacacacacatatataatctaccatttttctttaatctaaTGATTCTTCATCTTTGTAAAACGATGTGttcctgtattttaaacaccatgaacattaaatatttttcacatggtGAACTGTTTGTCaatacttcacatttttatgtcattttaatttacatttttttccttccttttttaaaatagtagTATCATAAAGCCCAGTAGTAAAGGCATTTTCAAATAGATTTTAAGTGAAATCTGAAATAAGTTGAGTAGTGCCAGAATTTCACATTTTGTCAGTCTTCTTTTGACATCATAACATTTCcgtgcataaaaaaaaaaaaaaaaaaaacagacaaacacaccaaaaaaagagagcaaaaagagaaggaagaagacaaccacagacacacacacaccctaaaaaaagaaaaaggggggggggggggggggggagaaaccACATAAAAGCTATTTGCAATATGAAAGTTCCAGGTCAGTAGCACAAAAAGTGACCAAATGTGTACCTGGATATAAAGTCTCACAGCATGATTCTTCTTTAGAGAAGAACATTTATTGTCTAAGGCAACTCAGTTCTATAATAGGCATGTAATAAATAACTAAACAAGTATCCAGTTTTTGCAGGTTTAATGCAGTCATCAGAAAAGTGAGTCGCATACTACAGTAAActgttttacaagaaaaaaagatgaattttgcaATAATGGAAGAAAGAGTGCTTGACTTACGTGGCCCAAGTAGGTAACCAGCACTGTTCAAAGTCCagccccttttttcttttgccttgaagaaaaaaggcaagtagGTTAGTGCATGAACTACACAGTACTTTCTGAAGACAAGAAGCAAGCAGCACCCAAATGGATTTTCTCTTAATAGAAGTGGTCTTCTGAAggtttgaaataagaaaaaaaaagttaaaaaaaacaaacatataataGTGTCAAAGCAAATACTATTGTTGCACTTCTGCCCCCTTCCCATCTAGTCAGTAGATTTGCTGTTAGCATCCACGTACAGCAAAAAACTTCACAGCATATGAATGAAACTGCAAATCACACTTTGGAAGGAGCAATTTTGACTTTATACTCCAAgtttatattattaaattagATAATCATCTTAGCAGACAGCAGTATTTCTATTTAATTGTTTGGATTTACATGACAGCTTTACAAGGTGCACACTACCTTTTCTGAGTCAGACGGGGATATCCACTGAATTTCGCTCTGTCAACTAgaccttcttttttcttttagttacaTAGGAGATATAATTCAAAAGTCTAGTATTCCAGATTAAAAGCCCATTTACTGCCCAAAATATTCGAGCCCTGCATCTTGTCTTACCCCTACACCTAAATACAGGGTAAATAACTGCTGGGATTTCTGTCATTTGTCAGCTGAGGCACGGATGCTGCCCAATGGAAAGGACCCAGAGTGGGAAATAAGTACTTACAGATAAAACCAGTCCAAATGTTTCTGACAGGGCGGCGCAGAggatgaaagacagaaagaggaaaCTAGCGCACCTCTGCATCTGTAAGGAAACCGTACCGGGGTGAGTGCTCCGAGTTACCCACCGCCTCTGccccccagctgctggtgggagcagagctgagcatcCTTTGGGAGGGACAGGATGGTTGCAAAGAGTCTggcaccccaaatccccctggGGGGGAAAAGGGCGAGGGGTGGGAAGGGCAGTACCTTGAGCCGGGGCGCGACGGCCTCTTGCTCGCAGCGCTTCACTGGGTGCTGGCGGGCAACGACGGGGTGGACGTGGTGGTCCGGGGGGGCCCTCAGTGCATGGCCCCAGAAAGCTGGCACGGCTCTGAGGGCACGGCACGGCAAGGCTCTGCACACCcgtccccacgtcccctccGCTCTTTATGGGCTGCGGAGCCGCCGCAGTGGAGGGCCACTCTCTTGGGAGGGGAGGCAAGAGCCGCCCACCACCCCCCTCCGCCTCCCCTGGGTCATTTTCCCTCGCCAAACCACTGCATTAGGAAGGGTAAAAAATGATAGCAATTCAATTAGAGGCATTTGGAAGAACGACGCGGGCTGCAGGGAGATAACGGTCCCGGCAATTACCTCTGATTACGACAGCCTTGGGTAGGCtgggcagctgggagaggagctctgctctgggcagcctggcctCCCTCCGCTGCAGCTTTGCAAGGCCTCGGGTGTTGGTGGGGACTAAggaaatataacaaaatacagCTCACTTGTCAGAAAGGCTCAGAGCTAAAAACAAAAGTCTACATGGGATGCCCGCTAACAAGATTCACGGTGCTTGGGCATTGCATTTAGGAATGCAGTGCTCACCTTTTCCACTTGCTCTCCCTCGAGCACCCTGCAGTCCCTTAAAATCCCTTTGACTCATACGCCCTTTGCTCTAGCATCACAGCGAAATGAGCTTGAAGACAAACTCTGTTattgtgctgccctgctgcttccaAGTGCTCGGAGACGCAGGAGTCCTTTAGAAACctgccttgtttgtttgttcgttgCCTAGGCTGTAAGCCAGCAATGTTTTGATtctgaaatatctttctttttttttgttttccttaaggTCTTGTGTGAAAGGTTAGAAATGAAGCTCTCACCAATGATTAGACTAGCCCTAGCGTGTTAATTACAAACAGTAAATTTTCACCAGTTTGCTTAGCTTAGCTGTGGTTACAGCCAGCATGGGGACGTGCAAAACTGAATTACAAGGCACGGGATCCAATATTGGTTCCCTTTATTCCCTGCcgaactgtattttttctgcagcagatgaACTTATTTAGTACAAGTCCCCCAAATCCCTCTTTTAGTATGAAAAGCATAACAGATGTTGCATAGAGTAAATAATACTTCCAGCTCctttttctgaagctgcttAAGATGCTTTGCAAACTTTTATACAGTATGTGTGTGAACATGGATGTGGAGTAAAAGCAGCTACTGGACAGTGCAATATTCCTCCCTTTCACTGGTTTTGAAGCAAATAGTAGTTTTATGTCAAGTAGCAAGTTCGTAAGCCAGGCTAGAAGTGTAAACTGTGTCTTGTAGTTCTGTTTTCCACCTTCTTTTGTCAGGAGCCTTAGGGCTGTAATAATCTAGCTACATTACTGAATTTAAGATTTATATCTGCTtgaataaagtttattttatatgaTCCTTAAATGCTAATGTACTTAAATGGGAAGCAAGCAGCTTGCTTTGATGTTTCGCATCATTCTTGATGATGTTCTGTCAGGCACTGCATTACCTTTGCCATTCTGACTAGATagaactggaaaacagcaaGGTAATTTTTGCAAAGTGTGGTTCTTTACCTTATCAAAGATGCATTTCTGGATGAAATTTCCTAGCTTTCAGCTGTTAAATCCCCTGCAGTCTTTTTTGAAACTTGAAGCTTCACTGTGACAGAAaatgttgttgttctttttttgtgtgtgtgtgttatttgAGCATAATCACAGAAATTATATCAAGTGAGGTCAAAAATTACATTCAAGCagtattataaaaatgtatccattctgttttcattcactACAATTTATTCTTCAAGTTCctgtaaaaagtatttaaaacaatgtattttaacCTGTATATTTTATTCCAATTTTGCACCAcaattcttgcattttcttgtcaaattaaaggggaaaattaCCTCTTAATCTTCATTAGAGTCAGATAAAAAAAGGAAGCGTCTTTGTCTACTAAAATGGTTAATCCATCATTTGTCCATCATACTTTTTGTGTAAATCTATCTTTAGGTTAGTGtcaattaaataattttatcagtCATTTCTACAATTGATGATCTCattctctccattttccttatcaagaatgctattttttttttcttccttaggaATTTTAACATCACTGCTCAGAGAGAAGAATTAGAATTTAGTCTGAAGTCTGCCTTTTCCAGCTTAGCTTGAAAAATGGCTATGTGCTTAACTACATAGCTTATTTTCCTGTTGAGGTGGCTCTTCAACATGCTAATTCTTccattgatttatttgttttttgtttaattggAAAACACTTAATGTATTTTGCAGTAGCTGTTAGATTATGCCCAGTTCTTACCAGAAGGCCACCATCAAGATCACAATGAAATTCACCTAAAATTTACTGAAGTCAATTGAACAATAAGCATTGATTATAAAATTCTTTCTAATATGTCTAAATCAATACTTGAGAGACACTTGAGAGACTGGAACACTATTGGCTGTCTCACACAAGAACATGTGTTCTGTTCTATAATTGTAAATGCATTTCataataattaaatgaaaacacagggGAAAATATGGTTTTCAGCCAGAGTAAAAACCTTTAAATATTTGAGGAGATGATTATatagattcaaaaaaaaaagtgtagaaatATTgggcttggggaaaaaaaatatgatatatatgatatatatatatatatatgatataatatgagatatatatatatatataacgtatatacatatttactgcactgaagatttcattttgagaaCAAGTGGTAAATCCTAAGATAAATCCTAAGGACTGTACTATGAGCTTAATGGTGAGAATTTCTCTTTGATGCAATTGGTGAGGTAGTAtgacctattttatttttaattgtcaaAATCCATAAACAATTAAGAATGactgttttataaaatgttctggaaaaaaaaaaacactgaataaaagtGGATTTACGGTATGTTTTGGAGGGGTCTGGAGATGCAGTGGCTCCCTTCACTGTAGAGCTtagtaagaaataataaatgaacCAGGAAAAAGTGTCTCTACTATTTCTGTATTGAAGTTGTACAGCCATGTTTGtgtacagtaaataaaatagtgAAAGCATTCGTGAATTTCCAGTCTCATGAAAAAAGgattgaggctttttttttttttttaactttccagGTAACATCGAGTGTGACCACTCTATTTAAGGCCATCTTCAGGTACATATACAAAATCTCTAATATTATGTGAGCAATGGAAATGAATTCTAGACTTGTGAGGTAACTGTGAGGTAACTTACAAGATAAAATTGTCTCCCCTGTGCTGGAGTAATTCCAGTGAAACATCAAcattacaggaagaaaatgctttattaGAGGGAGGTCATCATCCAGGTAACTAGAATTGATTCTTTGCCACCAACAAGTTGTGTTACTGTTTTCTGCACTGGAAACAATTGTAGATTTTTAAGATCATCATTTTAACCCCGAACACAGAGTTTTTCCATAACTGAGCATGGAGGTCATGAGTGCAAGGCTTTCTGTGGCTAAATCTAATTCTGAGTAGGAAAGGCAGAAATTTCTTTCCAGTAGACTATGGACACTGGCAACTCTGGGTATCCACGCACAATGAGAATTTCTGGCTGCCAAGAAGGCTGTGAACTGTTCCACTGATCTAAAGATTTAGTGAGAGCTCAGTGGCTAACAAAGGCAGTGCCACAGAGCTGCAAAGTTCTTTGGAGTTTTTCTAACACTATTACCCCACGCTCTGATATTTGCATTCTAGTTGTTCATTGTTAACCTAAGAAGAGGCAAGTTGAACATGACACtgcatttatctgaaaatcACATAGAACTTCAATACGCAACTGTATCATTACTAAAGTAGTTTGCTCTTTAAGTCTTCGAGAAACCTcttgattattttcctttttcatgtgtATAGAACTTTCTTCTTTAATGGATGTAGAGCTGAGAACATGgtggctttttattattttttattattttttaaagaaaaagaaaaaaagtaataataattgaagggtcattttcttcatccttcCAAAGCCTTTACTATTGTTTTCCTcccattttcccattttgtaATTCCTGCAAAATGTAGACAATTTTCACTGAGTGAATCTTTTGCCCATTTTACCACCTGCAGCTCAGTGTCAAATAGAACTAAATATTATAGATACTTTCTGAATGAAGggctattttctgttctgaattacCCTTATATCAACTAATAATTTCCTATTATTATATCAATCAGTGTGCTGCTAGTGCTATTAGTCACACTGCATATATCATTACAACAAAACTGTGATCATagtatatcttttaaaatgttttttggttCAAGAAGCACATTGATCTTAGGCTAATTgtgtatagaaaaaaaagaaacaatagaaTAGAAGTTTTGGAGGAATATTCTAAAAATGAATTGCTATACACAccaaaaatattgtgaaaaatgATAACAAAGAGTCTTAATTAGTCTTTCATAAAActtccaggaaaataaaatatctgtcaGATTTGATAAAAATAAGCCAGCAGGTTCAAACCTATGAAGGACAGGTTGCCAGCCCGTACTGCTGCATAAGCTTCATATCCTAAAGAAATCAGACTAAAATAGAAGCTCTCTTGAtgagagtttttcttttaatctgagAAAAGCCCTGAGAATTTGAAATATTCTAAGAAATACCATTTGCCGGGGATTCCTGTTCTTATTGTAGCAGATCAATATAGGTTGCACATCCTACTGCATTTTGTAGTCTTGTGCATCCACAGACCGTTGCTTTTTGGGCAAAGTACCTATATGCAGAAGCCTCGCTGAAATTCTGGAAGAGCCACTACTCCACGAGTTTTCTTTACAGGACCATCCATGATGGGGGATGGCTTCAGAGACACTCCCTCCCTCAGAAGCAAACACAATCTctctgatttgtttgttttatagcatgtgaaataattcatttatatattacatgcattttaatgttaaaCAATCTGAAGATTCTCGGCTTATAAAAAACGTTGCCTATGTTACAAATCATATTAGTTCCTtatctgaaaacagatttatcaTAACTCAGTTGGAATTTCTGCAGGATGATATTGCATAGCCTTCATTATCCTGCTGTAAATGCACAAAATTagtctttttctgctttgataaGAGATAACCTATTCCATCTTACAGAATCGCTGTGTAGTTCAAAAATAGGTTAGGGAAAAATTCGTGTTTCTTATTGTGGAAAGTCTTGAGCACGCTTGATCTCTTACAAGGAAGACAAAGTGACAGCTGAACAGGCAGTTCTCCCACTTCTTCtcaatgaaaaaagaaataggaaaacaacTTCCTTTCTCACCTGGAAGTTTTTTCACC
This Cygnus atratus isolate AKBS03 ecotype Queensland, Australia chromosome 5, CAtr_DNAZoo_HiC_assembly, whole genome shotgun sequence DNA region includes the following protein-coding sequences:
- the GAL gene encoding galanin peptides; translation: MQRCASFLFLSFILCAALSETFGLVLSAKEKRGWTLNSAGYLLGPRRIDQLLLIKEMPMARGREDAPGAYAVDNHRSFNDKHGFTGKREIQPDEDIKAGNLGRPLADENIVRTVIEFLTYLHLKEVGALDNLPSPEETNQS